Proteins from one Fragaria vesca subsp. vesca linkage group LG6, FraVesHawaii_1.0, whole genome shotgun sequence genomic window:
- the LOC101307139 gene encoding putative receptor protein kinase ZmPK1-like: MRSKAFPVTILCLLCFATSKTLTSLKRGSSLSVEDDSDFLTSPDGSFTCGFHGVGTNAYWFSVWFTGSKDRTIVWMANRDKPVNGLGSRVHLSGDGSMVLTDVDGAIIWKSSTNSSTSTVADRAELLDSGNLVLKDPSGKILWQSFDFPTDTLLPNQHFRKSNKLISNLGRGDFSTGYFSFYFDNDNVLKLMYDGPDISSLYWPDLDYSVFQNGRNAYNSSRVAVLDELGSFSSSDELQFSAFDMSLRVKRRLTMDYDGNLRLYSLDSSTGLWIITWQAMVELCKVHGICGQNGICIYTPGPKCSCPPGYEVADARNLKLGCKPKFKRTCSKSQEEKFVQIPQVDFYGFDLNFSEHVSFDDCRELCLGDCRCEAFSYRLNGEGRCYTKSALFNGYKSPDFVGSIYLRMPASVEVPLLVNKLNTLDTCKSTEARKMDSASMYENTSKRVRWIYLYWFATAAGAVEILFILSGWWLLFRRQGARAPIEDGYHVISSQFRMFRYAELKKATKKFKEELGRGASGAVFKGVLEDERVVAVKKLVCEDSEKEDSIWRKFMDRGYVGSKIKRAVQQETSRKDG, from the exons ATGAGGTCCAAAGCTTTTCCAGTCACCATTCTATGTCTCCTATGTTTTGCAACCTCAAAAACCCTAACTAGTCTCAAGAGAGGCTCCTCTCTTTCTGTGGAGGATGATTCAGATTTCCTAACCTCACCAGACGGATCCTTCACGTGTGGATTTCATGGTGTTGGCACAAATGCCTACTGGTTCTCAGTCTGGTTCACAGGCTCGAAAGACAGGACCATTGTTTGGATGGCCAACAGGGACAAGCCAGTCAATGGCTTGGGGTCTAGAGTCCATCTGAGTGGAGATGGCTCGATGGTCTTGACTGATGTAGATGGAGCCATCATCTGGAAGAGCAGCACCAACTCGAGCACTAGTACTGTTGCAGATAGAGCTGAGCTTTTGGATTCTGGCAACCTTGTTCTGAAGGACCCTAGTGGTAAAATTCTGTGGCAAAGCTTTGATTTTCCTACTGATACTCTGCTCCCAAACCAACACTTTAGAAAGAGCAATAAGTTGATTTCTAATTTGGGAAGAGGGGATTTTAGTACGGGCTATTTTAGTTTCTATTTTGATAATGATAATGTTCTGAAGTTGATGTATGATGGTCCTGATATTTCAAGCTTGTACTGGCCTGACCTTGATTATAGTGTGTTTCAGAATGGTAGAAATGCTTACAATAGTAGTAGAGTTGCTGTGTTAGATGAACTTGGTAGTTTTTCGTCTAGTGATGAATTGCAATTTAGTGCTTTTGACATGAGTTTGAGAGTGAAGAGGCGGTTGACGATGGATTATGATGGAAATCTAAGACTTTACAGTCTTGATAGTTCAACAGGTTTGTGGATAATCACATGGCAAGCTATGGTGGAACTCTGTAAGGTTCATGGGATATGTGGGCAAAATGGGATTTGTATTTATACACCAGGGCCAAAGTGTTCATGCCCTCCTGGCTATGAAGTAGCCGATGCAAGAAACTTGAAGTTGGGCTGCAAGCCTAAGTTCAAGCGTACATGCTCGAAGTCCCAAGAAGAGAAATTTGTGCAGATTCCGCAAGTAGATTTTTATGGATTTGATCTCAATTTTAGTGAACATGTTTCATTTGATGATTGCAGAGAGCTCTGCTTGGGGGATTGCCGGTGTGAGGCATTTAGCTATAGGCTAAATGGGGAAGGGAGGTGTTACACAAAAAGTGCTCTCTTCAATGGCTACAAGTCTCCAGATTTTGTGGGCAGTATATACTTGAGAATGCCTGCAAGTGTGGAAGTACCATTACTAGTCAACAAGCTCAATACCTTGGATACATGCAAGAGTACTGAGGCCAGGAAAATGGATTCTGCTTCGATGTATGAGAATACTAGTAAAAGGGTAAGATGGATATATCTGTATTGGTTTGCTACTGCAGCTGGTGCAGTTGAAATTCTCTTCATACTTTCAGGTTGGTGGTTACTTTTCAGAAGACAAGGTGCTAGAGCTCCTATCGAAGATGGGTATCATGTGATTTCGAGTCAGTTTAGAATGTTTCGGTATGCTGAGCTCAAGAAGGCGACCAAAAAGTTCAAGGAAGAGCTGGGAAGAGGGGCTTCTGGGGCTGTGTTTAAGGGTGTTTTGGAAGATGAAAGAGTGGTTGCTGTGAAGAAATTG GTGTGTGAGGATAGTGAAAAGGAAGATTCAATCTGGAGAAAATTCATGGATAGAGGATATGTTGGATCCAAGATTAAAAGGGCAGTTCAGCAGGAAACAAGCAGAAAAGATGGTTAA
- the LOC101307421 gene encoding uncharacterized protein LOC101307421 has protein sequence MAQASGRGGRVVGDYIVGRQIGSGSFSVVWHARHRVHGTEVAIKEIATGRLNKKLQESLMSEIFILKKINHPNIIRLHDIIEVPGKINLVLEYCRGGDLSMYIQRHGKVPEALAKHFMQQLVAGLQMLRDNNLIHRDLKPQNLLLSTNDNNSVLKIADFGFARSLQPRGLAETLCGSPLYMAPEIMQLQKYDAKADLWSVGAILFQLVTGKTPFTGNNQIQLLQNIVKSTELQFPSDSNNLSSECKDLCQKLLRRNPVERLTFEEFFNHPYLAQKALENASRNRRGSRMGDGFPMSDTGAMRNMEESSQEDCMPFLLDDDSSGPEGSPSYSRRRPSMKSTYGFSLDTKADRREASPSTSFRYGSATRKEHSTLRFDNHKPLDRNLYNHLGSVDQKAVNARSRALGDSMELIDQDYVLVLGPPVDVSSTSASASKPSHSSYKFESLPQESLTTSTSAPMPIIGAASNNTCVIGSLDSQSSAPGTSLGSTDMADALEQPSSHCMTRLNSLQQCVSAITELVHEKIEAGKQLEAFSIQLVILAIWKQALHICHTQAASAMEGSPSQEITRIRRSTSKKQGSPDAEECLEAVNSQGPEDLSAQIEREFLREVEHAEDLAKAIDPGHTEMPDAMETIFQSALVFGRHGGVDELMGDMDSAAVFYSKAVRLLVFLLVEAPSLILNPPFSLTSSDRYRLRTYIGILNNRQGYSRSQRMALLKCEEQCPP, from the exons ATGGCTCAGGCGTCCGGGAGGGGAGGACGGGTGGTAGGGGACTATATAGTGGGCCGGCAAATCGGGTCGGGTTCGTTCTCGGTGGTGTGGCACGCGCGGCACCGCGTCCATGGGACGGAGGTGGCGATCAAGGAGATTGCGACGGGCCGGCTGAACAAGAAGTTGCAGGAGAGCTTAATGTCGGAGATCTTCATCTTGAAGAAGATTAACCATCCCAATATTATTCGCCTGCATGATATAATCGAG GTTCCTGGGAAGATAAATCTTGTACTGGAGTATTGTAGAGGAGGTGATCTTTCTATGTACATTCAACGCCATGGAAAAGTGCCTGAAGCTCTTGCAAAGCACTTCATGCAGCAGCTAG TGGCAGGTCTACAAATGCTTCGCGACAATAATCTTATACATCGAGATCTAAAGCCACAG AATCTCTTGCTGTCCACCAATGACAACAATTCCGTTTTGAAGATTGCAGATTTTGGATTCGCAAG ATCTCTGCAACCTCGCGGCCTTGCTGAAACTTTGTGTGGTTCGCCACTTTACATGGCTCCGGAGATAATGCAACTCCAAAAGTACGATGCAAAG GCAGATCTCTGGAGTGTTGGTGCAATTTTATTTCAGCTTGTGACCGGTAAAACCCCATTCACAGGAAACAATCAAATACAG TTGCTTCAGAACATTGTTAAATCAACTGAGTTGCAGTTTCCTTCAGATAGCAACAATTTGAGTTCAGAGTGCAAGGATTTATGTCAAAAATTGTTACGCCGCAATCCAG TGGAACGATTAACATTTGAAGAATTCTTTAATCACCCATATCTTGCTCAGAAGGCCCTAGAGAATGCATCAAG GAATAGGAGGGGTTCAAGGATGGGAGACGGATTTCCTATGTCTGATACCGGTGCCATGAGGAACATGGAAGAAAGTTCTCAGGAGGATTGTATGCCTTTCCTGTTGGATGACGATTCTAGTGGTCCTGAGGGGAGCCCTTCTTATTCAAGGAGGAGGCCCTCGATGAAGTCCACTTATGGATTTTCTCTTGATACGAAAGCTGATAGACGAGAAGCATCACCAAGCACATCTTTCAGATATGGCAGTGCAACACGTAAAGAACATTCTACTCTTAGATTTGACAACCATAAACCATTAGATAGAAATCTATATAACCATCTAGGATCCGTGGACCAAAAAGCAGTGAATGCTCGTTCAAGAG CACTTGGGGATTCAATGGAATTGATTGATCAAGATTATGTACTTGTCTTGGGACCCCCAGTTGATGTGTCATCTACTTCAGCAAGTGCTTCAAAGCCAAGCCACTCATCATACAAATTTGAGAGTCTCCCGCAAGAATCTCTAACCACCTCGACAAGTGCCCCAATGCCAATCATTGGTGCAGCTAGTAATAACACGTGTGTCATAGGAAGCTTGGATAGTCAGAGTTCTGCTCCAGGGACATCGCTAGGATCAACTGATATGGCTGATGCTTTGGAGCAACCATCATCACACTGCATGACAAGGCTTAATTCGCTGCAGCAGTGTGTGTCTGCTATTACTGAATTAGTTCATGAAAAG ATTGAGGCGGGCAAGCAACTAGAAGCATTCTCAATTCAGCTAGTAATTCTTGCTATTTGGAAGCAAGCACTTCACATATGCCACACACAAGCTGCCTCGGCAATGGAAGGAAGTCCAAGCCAAGAAATTACAAGAATTAGGAGGAGCACGAGCAAGAAGCAGGGTAGTCCTGATGCTGAGGAATGCCTTGAAGCTGTCAACTCTCAAGGGCCGGAAGATCTTTCTGCACAGATTGAGAGGGAATTTCTCCGGGAGGTTGAGCATGCAGAAGATCTAGCAAAGGCCATTGATCCTG GACATACGGAGATGCCGGATGCAATGGAGACAATATTTCAATCTGCTCTAGTTTTCGGGAGACACGGGGGT GTAGATGAGCTTATGGGTGACATGGATAGTGCAGCAGTATTTTATTCAAAAGCTGTGCGTCTCTTGGTATTCCTTCTAGTGGAAGCACCATCCCTCATACTCAACCCACCATTCTCCCTGACCAGTTCTGACCGGTACAGACTTCGAACATACATTGGTATACTCAACAATAGGCAAGGTTATTCAAGGTCGCAGCGGATGGCTCTTTTGAAATGCGAGGAACAATGCCCTCCTTAG
- the LOC101307223 gene encoding PRA1 family protein A1-like, whose amino-acid sequence MDWGNVTAEDLVDALREVDWSSPPRPFSEFFSRFTVPRSSSKWNSRLKCNLYYYRTNYFLLIVLILGLAFLTRPLAIVAAFLTALSIAFLNDSFAGTFSEKVTRSVRQFSPHLAAKMRPPLTPVIRGRPSAKRAIFICGRPRWVFVLIFSSVSFILWFVSCGLLVVSWALSFGLLATLLHASFRTPNLKARLNTFREEFRQVWRNYSEL is encoded by the exons ATGGATTGGGGCAACGTCACGGCGGAGGATCTGGTCGACGCCCTCCGCGAAGTTGACTGGTCGTCTCCGCCGCGCCCTTTCTCTGAATTCTTCTCCAGGTTCACCGTCCCCAGATCCTCCTCCAAATGGAACAGCCGCCTCAAATGCAATCTCTACTA CTACAGAACCAACTACTTCCTTTTGATTGTTTTGATTCTCG GTTTGGCTTTTCTAACGAGGCCTCTTGCGATTGTTGCTGCCTTTCTGACGGCACTCAGCATTGCTTTTCTGAATGACAG CTTTGCAGGTACTTTTAGTGAGAAAGTAACTAGATCTGTGAGGCAATTCTCTCCACATTTAGCTGCAAAGATGAGACCTCCTCTTAC GCCTGTAATTCGTGGGCGTCCATCAGCCAAGAGAGCGATATTCATTTGTGGTCGGCCTCGTTGGGTGTTTGTCTTGATATTCTCTTCTG TGAGTTTCATTCTGTGGTTTGTTTCCTGTGGCCTCTTAGTTGTCTCATGGGCACTTTCCTTTGGACTTCTTG CTACATTACTGCATGCAAGCTTCAGGACACCCAACTTGAAAGCACGTCTGAACACATTCCGCGAGGAATTTCGTCAAGTTTGGCGCAACTATAGTGAGCTGTAA
- the LOC101307510 gene encoding uracil phosphoribosyltransferase-like, whose product MASCRLHFPPLSCPSQTPRFSSRNPSPHPLLLNLTPSSNPQKVSCSGTRRPRLLTVKAHMTTEEKAVSGDRMLVFVPPHPLIKHWVSVLRNEQTPCPIFRNAMAELGRLLIYEASRDWLPTVTGEIQSPMGVASVEFIDPREPVSVVPILRAGLALMEHASSVLPATKTYHLGMARDEETLLPTVYLNKLPEKFPEGSRVFLFDPMLATGGTIVAAVDLLKEHGLANKQIKVISAVAAPPALQKLSEKFPGLHVYAGIIDPTVNDKGFIIPGLGDAGDRSFGT is encoded by the exons ATGGCGTCGTGTCGTTTACATTTCCCTCCTCTATCCTGTCCCTCCCAAACGCCACGTTTCTCGTCCCGAAACCCTAGCCCCCATCCTCTCCTACTTAATCTCACTCCCTCCTCTAATCCCCAAAAG GTCTCTTGTTCCGGTACGCGACGCCCGAGATTACTCACCGTCAAGGCCCACATGACCACCGAGGAGAAGGCCGTTTCCGGCGACCGAATGCTG GTGTTTGTGCCGCCGCACCCGTTGATCAAGCATTGGGTTTCAGTCCTGAGAAATGAGCAAACCCCTTGCCCCATTTTCA GAAATGCGATGGCTGAGTTGGGGAGACTCCTTATTTACGAAGCTTCAAGAGATTGGTTG CCTACAGTCACTGGAGAAATTCAATCACCAATGGGTGTTGCATCAGTTGAATTCATAGATCCGAGGGAGCCTGTCTCG GTCGTTCCAATACTGAGAGCTGGTCTTGCTCTTATGGAACATGCATCATCTGTCTTGCCAGCAACAAAAACATACCATCTTG GAATGGCCCGAGACGAGGAAACACTTCTGCCAACAGTATATCTTAACAA GCTACCTGAAAAATTTCCTGAAGGATCTCGAGTATTTCTGTTTGATCCGATGCTAGCAACAG GTGGCACAATAGTGGCCGCTGTGGACCTATTAAAGGAGCATGGGCTTGCCAACAAGCAAATCAAAGTG ATATCTGCTGTAGCTGCTCCTCCGGCCCTTCAAAAGCTGAGCGAGAAATTTCCTGG GCTTCATGTCTACGCTGGGATTATTGATCCTACTGTAAATGACAAAGG GTTTATAATCCCTGGACTGGGTGACGCTGGAGACCGTAGCTTTGGTACCTAA